The Gossypium hirsutum isolate 1008001.06 chromosome A03, Gossypium_hirsutum_v2.1, whole genome shotgun sequence genome contains the following window.
CCGAGACTGTGTGACGAAAAACCGAGAAAACCGACCATAAAACATACATATAAAAATCCGAACACAAGTAAAGATGCCGTCGTAGAAACTTCATTCGAGGCCAAACGGCATAACACGATTGCAAATTAACCTACCTTGCACTTTGAGCAACCCAGCCGACAATAACCGCCGGCCATGCCAAGCCACGAATCTATAATCGGAAAACGTTTAGATGCCGTTAAGGATAAAGGAAATACGATAAGCATTAAGCAACGGAGCGGATGATACCGTAAACTGTTTCAAACGATTAACAAGAAGAAACGAAACAGAACGTTAAGTTATAGAACCGAACCTGAACGTATGTGTTTGCTGCCGGTACGATATGTACATTATTCGGCCCCGTAAATGCTGGAAAACAAAAGCATGAGAAATTAAACAGCCTATTTGGAATTCATTGAAGATCATTGTTAGCAAATGCGAAACGAAGCAGGCTGAGACTGAATACCGAAAAATGGCTAAACTGGAACATCGAAACACGTAGGAGAAAACAAGCATAAGGCATGAGGTTATGTTGATTACCTGTTAGTGCCCATGAACcaaaaaattttgtgaagaaaagCATTAATAACCCACCAGCCAAACCAACAAAAAGTAAGACAGATATTTGGTGCTGCACTTCTTTTTTATCCTGCAATATGGTGTCTAGTTCAgtgcaatatatatatgtatatatatctctAAGCTAAATCAATTGCATAAATGACAAAATCAACATAAGAACTATAGTAGATAAAAAAAAACACTCCATTTAATGAATTCAGATCTCTGAAATATGGTAAGAAGACCTCTTTGTTTTCTCTTAAATTCGATATTGAATAAATTGGTTGCTCTCAAATTTGTTAAATTTGGATCGAATTGACATAATGTGTAAATGTTAGAACTAATTTTGTTAAACcatgaccaaattgatagaataagtAAAAatttgagagctaaatttatcattatactaataaaaaatgtgtatattgaaaaaaaaaatcaatgattaATTGTTTAGTTGTTTCATTTTTGAAATCGATTTTTAgagagattaatttatttattattaaaattgtgatATAGCTGCAAATAGTTTAGTCATATATACATACGTGCATACATATCATCCGTTGAAAACACTGACCTCTCTAGCAAGGGAAGTGGCAACCATATTGGAAGTAGCAACAGAAAGGAACATAAAAACATAGCTCATATAATCACAAAGAACTGTTCCAGGCCCTGTAAAAAAAAACCAATTCAGACCCAGCTAATTTAATAGAAAAGAGTCAACGAATACCCAAAATCAAGTCTTCTTGTTTTTTACCTAAAGCAGCAAGCTCAATGGAGCTTCCTTGACCAATAACTGCAGTATCAATTAAACTCATCAATGGTCCACAAATCCAAAGACCAGTTGCAGGTCCCGTAAACATCATTATCTCCTTAATTTGACTCCATAAACTCTGGGTTCCCAACATTTTATCATCTTCCCGTTCATTTACTCGGTCGCACAACGAAAACCCACCATTTTGTGCTGTGATTTCAGTGTCGAAATGGGATAGTTCTTGGCTAGAAACAATACAGTTCTTGATAAAACGATGGTCTTTAGAAAGGAACCGAGAGAAACcgaggtgtggcaatggtggctTAGTTGAAAACGTTGAAGAGTGGTAAAAAGATAATGATTTAAGGTTTGGGTTTCTCAATGGAGGATAAAAGAGAGGTGTAGCTTGCATATTTTCTCAGCAAAAATggaattttctttgttcttttacAGTTATGAACTTGCCGGCGTTTGGGACAAAGAATGAACAGTGGAAAGGTTTTTTGTGTGTGTTGTGTTTCTGGTCTGGTGTTGTTGGCTGCctttaatttccttttttattgCAGTGTGCCCCAATGAAGATCCCTCCAATTTTTGGAAAATCTTGTTTTCAGCCAATGGTATCGTAGATCTTGTCTGGTCCCTCCATCCATGTCTGCAAATTGCAGTTTTACTTTTAGATAACGTTTAATTGCAAAACTGGTCCCTACATTATACCTTTTTCACTTACGTGCCTATAGTTTTTTTGGTAAAAGGTGGTACCTAAAGTATCAACTTTGTCGTATTTTTTTCCAAGAAAAGCGTATACTATTGATCGGTATTTTGAAAGTAAAATGAGATGAAATTGATGGTTTAGCaccattttttacaaaaaaaaaagaaatctataAGTACCTAGTTGAGAAAAATGATATAGATGGAGGACCATTTtgtatttaatccttttaaataaACCACTCTCTCCACGTTTTTGTAACTTgcatattgatttttttaagctGAATTACAGATTGATTCGTATCCACAAAGAGCGGATAAAATATAAAGGCTAAATTATTGAAAGAACCTTGAACTAGTTTACTTTTGTTAAATAAGTCCCTTTACTTTTCGTTGAGCCAAATCAATCCCTTTATTATATAAAGGCTAAACTATTAAAAGAGTAGACAGAGTTTTTATTCTATCttgatgaaaatttaatttaagatattaattttcaattttaagtattttatatattcattattCGAATCTCCTTTAGATTTAAATATTGGACAATCCATTCCCCATCCTCTCTTTACAAAAACCAAGGAAAAAAATAACggtattattaattaaaattaagtttgtaaatcaatattaaaattttgaactcaaaagatgaaagattaaaatttaaagttttgaaaagtatagggacctGAGAAAAAATAGACGTTTACGGGTAGTGCAGATGCAATAATGTGGTTAGCACATTGACAAGTTGCATTACATTCATAACAAGctgtattttttattctattcggtggaatttttttcaattttccaaaTAATTCATGATTTTTAAATTCGATTAaattctattctatttttttcatattatttttggatttatttttattgtttttttattattatttagtaaattttcaaaaagaaaaccataaatatttctaaactaaAAACTTTTAATTACAGAAActacatttaataaattttatataaaaatttaagctattttcattttcaccattttaattataaaatatttatttttatattgtaaaaaataaaattaattatgaattaaataaaaatagaattcagATTTTTCACATTTTGATTTTGGTCAAAAGCTTTACCTATTATTTTGTAGAattgattataaataaaaatttgaaaaaaaatattatatatttttttaataaagtagttttcaaatatattttttataaaatttaattgattaaaatatttaaaataattgaggTGAAAGTTTCAAAAATTTGACCCAACTGTGACAGTTTTACCGAGACAGACGGTGTATAAGTAAACTACACTCTGATTGATCTAAAAAATTGATACACTAAGCAGCTTTTAGCTTCTCCGGTTTACAGTTGTTCGATTCTTCGTAGTGAAGTATGCCGGTAGGAGAAAGAAGGCGTTGCAAAGAGAGGAAAAACCGAGCCTAGAAAACGGAAAAAAGGAAGTCAGGGTTAAGTCAGTCCGAGTACCGTATCGTATGCATCATTGAGAACTGAGGATATTGATTTTTACCCATTGAAATCCTAGGAGTACATACCAGCAACCCGGCAAACCGTATCCTCCGCTGCTTACCAGCTGATACCAAGAAAAACATTAGAAATTTCCAAATATGCAGAACGGAGGGTACGGAGATATTACCAGTAGTACAACGGCACCCAACGAGAAGCATCCGCTCATTGATAAGCTTACAAATTTAAGGTCTCGTCCTGCCTGCAAATGAACAGATACTATGATATCGTAATATGATCTAGAATATAGTCGCCATTAACATTATATATACGGCGAACTTCTAGCCAAAGACTTATTTTCCGAACATACCAACAATGTTCCCTCAAGGCTATGAGTAGCCGGTGTCACGGCTAGCGCGACAAAATACGGTGCCAACACTTTGTGCATCTGCAATTAAAAGCATTTCTTCTTTTCAACTAAACGTTCTTGTATTCGAAGTAACAAAGAGTAGAGACAAAGTAATACCTCTCGGGATCAGTCCTTTCTTGGGACACAtaggaaaaatgaaaagaatataaAGAATGTTGTAAACTAGAAAAATGCAAGGACTAACCTCGTGTATGACCTTCCCATCGGATGTGAAGATATTGGGAAACAACCAAGGAACTGATGTTCCAACTATACCCAATAGCAGTCCGAGGCTAGCTCCAATGATGGCAAGTGATTTTAGCAGCATTCGAGCCTAGTGAATGTTATAAAGTTGGTTATTATCGAGCAAACAAAACTCACAACGGAAGCTGCATTCCACACATTCGTGATTGAATGAAAATCTATAACCACCGTATAAAGATATGGATAATTCACTAAACGAAAACCGGAATCCCATACCTTTGGTAAATTTTTGTTGATACCATAAAGCAATTCCGGCATAAATGACTGTGCGGTTTGGGATAAAGGCTCACCCCATACGGTGCACATACAATAGGTTTGGATCATGACCTAGAGTGAAGCACAGACTAGTAATATTAAGACCGATATGTTTTAACATCGGAAAGCAAAAAGAAATCAAAGCTAATAGAGAGTGTTCAGGAACCTGATGAGCGGCCCCCGTGTGTGTGCCCATATTTGTCACGAAATAGATAATGAGTGCGTAGAAAGCtacctaaataaataaataaataaataatcaaattcgaGTATATAAAGCTTTAAAATAAAATGCATCCAAACCTTTGCCATCAGCATTATGAACACCGGGGCAGCAAGTCCGAAAATCGTTTGAAGGTCATCGAGGGACGGAATGGAGATGGTATATGCATTATATCCTTTCTTGTTTAAAGAGGTGATCATCATGTAACCAGCAACAACCTGGGAAGTTGACTTGGTTAGCAAGCAACGAGATTCAAGTTTCGAGCAATTCGAAACTAGAAGTTCGAGAAAGAATCTACAAGCACATAAAGGGTACAATaatgatgattaaattatgaaatgtaaaCGCCGAAATGTTCAATGAATATACTTGTGACACCATTGTTGCCCAAGCAGCACCAGCTATGCCGTAGCCTAAGAAGCTGCAGAGTACTATATCCCCAATTCCGTTTACAGCACTAGCAACAGCCAAGGCCTTTAAAGGTCCCCAAGAATCTTTCATGCCGAGACTGTGTGACAAAAAATGAGAAATCGGAGTATAAAATACACGTATAAAAAATCTGAACACGAGCAAAAGATGCCATTGTAGAAACTTAGTAACAGCATAATACGATTGCAAATTAGTCTACCTTGCACTTTGAGCAACCCATCCAACAAGAACTGCAGGCCATGCCAAACCACGAATCTATCACCGGAAAAGATTTAAATGCGGTTAAGACTGAAGGAAATACGAGAAGAATTAAGCAACAGAGCAGACGATTCATAAACTGCCACAAATGATTAACAACAAGAAACATATAGCTGAATGCTTGGCAATGTTTTATAGAACAAGAACTTATGAAAACGAACCTGAACATACGTGTTTGCTGCTGGTACAATATGAGCATTATTCGGCCCCGTAAAAGCTGGAGATAAAAGCATGAGAAATTAAACAGCCAATTGGAACTCATTGAAGATCATTGTTAGCAAGAACGAAACAAAGCAAGCTGAATATCAAAAAATGGCTAAACCGGAACATCGAAACACGTAGGAGAAAACAAGCATAAGGCATGAGGCTATGCTGATTACCTGCTAGTGCCCATGAACCAAAAAGTTTAGTAAAGAAAAGCATGAATAAGCCACCAGTCAAACCAACAAAAAGTAAGACAGAAATCTGGTGCTGCACTTCATTTTTATCCTGCACCATGGAGTCTAGTTCAATaccaatatatatgtatatatataggatAAAAGTATCATGAAGGGTACTAAACTAGGAGTCAAATTGAATTTTGacttctttactaaaaaaaagacaaattagTCCATGTATATTAAActaaagagcaaactagtcattatgttaaaaatttcatcgcTTTTTGCTGTTAAAAATTGATCTTTATACGTCAACATGAGATACACGTGGCATGCCACATGTCATTCTCTGATTATTCTGCCAGCTAActcagtttttaacaatacaaatagataaaatttttaacttaaacTACTAATTTACTCTTTCATCTAACGCATAGaaattaatttacccattttttgaaGTAAAAggaacaaaatacaatctaacaaCTAAGTGTTACATGGTAGCTTAGCTATAGAACAGAGGAAGATCATAAGCTATATCAGTTGCATAAATGGCAAAATCAACACAAGAACAACAGAAGATAAAACAAACACTCCAAAATACATGACAGAGCTGCAAATAGCTTGGTCATACACGCACACgcgcacatatatatatatataaaaatgcaaCTATTTATCAGGTGAAAACACTCACCTCTCTAGCAAGAGAAGTGGCAACCATATTGGAAGTAGCGACAGAAAGGAACATAAATACAtaactcatataatcacatagaACTGTTCCAGGCCCTGTAAAACTCCCAAACAACAACgataaaaaaaacccaattcaTCAGCTAACAGTCAAGTGAGAAATGAATACCcaaatgaaaggaaaaaagaagGGTTTTTACCTAAAGCAGCAAGCTCAATGGAGCTTCCTTGACCAATAACCGCAGTATCAATTAAGCTCATCAATGGCCCACAAATCCAAAGACCAGTTGCAGGTCCCGTAAACATCGCTATCTCCTTAATTTGTCTCCATAAACTTTGGGTTCCCAACATTTTATCATCTTCTCCTTCATTTACTCGGTCGCACAACGAAAACCCACCATTTTGTGTTGTGATTTCAGTGTCGAGATGGGATAGTTCATGGCTAGAAACAATGCAGTTCTTGATGAAACGATGGACTTTAGAAGGGAAACGAGGGAAACCGAGATGTGGCAATGGCGGTTTGGTGGAAAACGTTGAAGAGTAGCGAAAATACAATGGTTTAAGGTTTGGGTTTTTCAATGGAGGATAAAAGAGAGGTGTAGCTTGCATATTTTTCTCAGCTAAAATGGAGTAGCAGAGAGTTCCGGCGTTGGGACAAAGAAAGAACAGTTGAAAAAGCTTTGTGTTGTGGTTGTTGGGGTGactccttttattttctttttattgcaATTTGGCCCAACAGAGATCCCCCAGTTTTTGGAACAATCTTGGAATCTACCAATGGTACCTCTTTTCATGACTTTGATGTAGAGACTGTTAAAGATCATGGTCTCTCTTTCCATATCTGGAAATTGCAGTTTTACCTATAAACAGACCTCTGCTTGTTTTGGTAAGTATTGTTTTATTAgattagtttatatatttttattttaaaattggatttaaaaatgtaagttaattattattaatattaataaaatttttcatgttaactaaaataaaagtgagtttttttttttaagttacacTGAtgaacttaatatatattttgacaatattaaccattaaatttaaattttaaaattttaaaaataaattaaatttcaaaatgtgCATTAAAAAGTTGGTATAAATGTATTTGGATgttaaattaaaacttatttaGCAAAAAATATTAAGTGTAGTAGAGGACACAAAAATTAGTATTAATTCTGGAGAGTGCACACTAaaattagtattaaaatttaCATACATATAATTGATTGAACCTTAATTTAGTTGACACCGTTGCGAGTGCAACAATTAGGAATCTTTAATTTAaggatttaaaaaattataaatagcagtaagaattgaataaaaaaataatttacatacataaatatagGTGCAGTCCTTAATCTTCCAACTATGATTTGCTGTGGAAGAATGTCAAAATACATCAATGGCATGGCGGATTCCGAAATTAAGATGCTTTCATATCCTTCAATTCGAATCGTGTCAAGTCTTCGGAATACAGTATGCCGTTCGGAGAAAGAAGACGTTGAAGGGAAAGGAAAAACCGAGCCTGAAAAAAGTTCGAATCTTCAACATTTGAATCATCTGAAACAGGTGGCCTTAATACAAAATCTAAGAGAGGTTTAGTCTTTTTACCCATTGGAACCCCATAAGTGCAAACCAGCAGCTCGCCAAGCCACATCCAGTAGAAGTCAAAAGCTGGTAACAAATTAAAGTTAGCATAATTTTACTGCAAAATCTGATCAGcttaggtaaaagtatcatgaaagcCCGTGTACTATGAATTAGATCGCATTTTGTCCCTTctcaaaaaatggacaaattaatccctatatgttagatcaaagagcgaATTGATTCTTCTGTTAAAagtttcatctatttctactattaaaaactgatcCCTGTATGTCAGCATGAGATCCGATTATTCCGTCAACCACGCTAGGTATTAACAGtacaaatagataaaaattttaacagaagggactaatttactttttgatccaacacatagggactaatttacccattttttgcgTAGAGatgcaaaatgcaatctaacttgTAGTACAAGGgactccatggtacttttactaaTCAGCTTATCAGATAAAGAGTGGTAGATAAGGAACAAGAAAACGGATCTCTACCGGTGGTATAAGCGCACCAAAGGCAAGGCATCCTGTCATTGACAAGCTAATAAATCGAAGATCTCGTCCAGCCTACAACAGCAAAATGGATTTGTAGCACGAGTTGTCATTGCTCGTGTATAGACAACTGGCAAACCGAGTTGATGTGATAagagatattcaaatttaaatttaaagaaaCATACCAGCAAAGTGCCTTCAAGGCTGTGAGTGCTTGGGGTTATAGCTAATGCCAGAAAGTATGGTAATAGCACCTTGTGCATCTACAAggacacaaaaattaaaaagatccACATGCCATTGATGTATAAACCTCTTGGATTACATGTTCAAGAAAACATGAACTAACCTCCTGGATGACCTTTACATCGGGTGTAAAGATATTGGGAAAAAACCGAGGAACTGCCGTTCCAATAATCCCCAATACTAGTCCAAGTGTAGCGCCAATAGTGACAAGTGATTTTAGCAGCATTCTAGCCTGTTTGATATGACAATTCGAAACATGTTAGGGACATCCAATATGATGGTGTACTAAATAGGGAATGCGATATATTACCACTGCTGAGGCAGGGAAATTAAAGTTGAGGTCACGGACCTTTGGCAAACTTCGATTGACTCCATATATCAACTCAGGCATAAATGACTGTGCGGTTTGAGAGAGAGGCTTACCCCAAACAGTGCACATCGCGTATGTTTGAAGGAGGACCTGGTGTGAAAATGGTGTTACTGATTTTCAACAATGCAAGATAAAAGCAGACAAGTGACCAAAAATCACGACTGTGAGTAAATCTAACCTGATGAGCAGCAACAGTGTGTGTTCCCATGGATGTAGCGAAATATACGAGGACAGAATAGAAAATTACCTAAAAGAACATCAACAAGTCTCAGGTGAAAAGCATATGGTTATGAATACAGGATATTGGGTAAAAGTACCATTAAGGCCCTTATTCaaggagtcaaattgcattttgcttcttctattaaaaaaaatacacaaattagtctctatatgttagattaaagagcaaactgatccttctattaaaaatttcatccatttctacagTTGAAAGTTGGTCCTTGTACATCAGCATTAGGTACACATAGCATGCCACATGGAACTGTCAAGTTATTCAATTAGCCACACCAGTTTTTAATGacagaaaatgatgaaatttttaacataaaaggaccggtttacttttttatttaatgtacaagaactaattttcctttttcagtAAAGAGgaaaaaatgcaatttgactcctaaTACAAGGACCTACATGGTACTTTTATCCAAGATATTGCTATGAGAATGTAAACCTTTGCCGTCAAAGTTACAAATACTGGACCAGCAATTGCTAGCACGCTCAGCAGCTCTTCAAATGTTGGAATGGAGATGGCAAATGCATTGTACCCTTTCTTGTTTAGAGCATCAATCATCATATAAGCTGCAACAACCTAAAACTTATGTCGGTAAGTGGATGTGCCAAAAAGTATTTTCCGGTCAATGAACAGCTGTATATATGGGAATTTTGGGTTCGTTCAGCACCTGTGAAACCATTGTTGCCCATGCCGCTCCAGCGATACCATAACCTAAAAACATGCACAAGGCAACATCACCAATACCATTTATGGCACTGGAAACAGCCAATGCTTTCAAAGGTCCCCAGGAATCTTTCATGCCAAGGCTGGGAGATAGAAAGAGAGTGTTAAGACTAACAAAAATGAAACGAAGCAACAAATATTCACAATCTTGGCAATTCAACAACATAAAATCCATCAGCAATCAAGCTAGAATAAATCCTACTAAACGGGTATGCTGATATATTTGTAAATGAACTAAAATATCtcttttaaaaattaaggcaGAATGTCAAATTTAGCCCTTTTCCTTTTTTGAGCTAAATTTTACCCTAAACCATTTCAAATTGTTGAATTTGATCATCAACTtttcaaaaagagtcaaattgtgtttttaacagaaatgctaactaaaacattaaatttttaaaatggcaGCCCGCATGACAATACACGTGTACTTCATactaattttttgagtttttattatctttttgttttttataatttttaaattatttattgacgtgGCATGTAAGACAAATAGTATTATGTCAGTATGAAATATACATAAATTGTCACACAGATTGCCATGGcaacatcattaaaaaattaatttttttagtcagCATTTCCACTAAAAAAGGTGATTTGACTTTTTGAAAAGTTAATAGTCAATTTtagctaaaaaaaaaaagggccAAATTAACAGAATGGTGAGGGCTAAATTTTGGCACTAtgcctaaaaataattaatacgAAGATCATAAGTAACCCAATAGCTTCTTAATTAATATCCTTGGTTAGAGCTGGACAGTATAGCCTAGGAGTTTAGCTACTAGGGCTTCATTTCTGacagataaaaaataaaatagtgtgTATGCATCACATATTACAGTGTGCCAAAACACACAAGACAACAAGAACAATGCACATCAAATTCACTcaaacacaaaattaaaaaggAGGAGAAAATGAAATATATCGCACCTGGCACTTTGCGCCACCCATCCAACTAGAACTGCTGGCCATGCTAAACTTCTAATCTGCAAACAGAAAAGACTTTGTTTCAATTAGAACACAATAGGAATAATTGAGAATGACAACAAGAGAAGCTGTAAGAATAAGAATTAGACAAAGTTCAATTCCACTAGTTGCCGTGGAAGAATATCTAGCCATAGGAATGACTTAAAAACATTGGCAGTAATAGGATTCTAGTAGCAGATGTCACCCAACCAGATGCAAATACTAATGGCCTCAAGAAAGCAATTATACCTCCGGTAAAAATACCATGGAGGCCTCTGCACTAGGAGTTGGATAGCATTTTGTCCCCTAtactaaaaaatgggcaaattagtctctatatattagatcaaagagcaaattgatccttctattaaaaattccatccatttctactgttaaaaactggtccCTGTACGTCAACATGATGGATACGTGGCACGTCATGTATCACTATCCAGTTATTCCGTCAACCATATCAGTTTTGAACAGtacaaatggatgaattttttaacaaaaatgaccaatttgctctttgaacTAAAGTACaggactaatttgcctatttttttagtagaaagagtaaaatgcaatctaactcctagtacaaggggcctccatggtacttttaccttatACCTCCGCTTCTCCATCACATGATAGATAAACACATGAACAGATAAAATCAGATATAACACTTCAAGTTCCAAGACCTATTAAAGATGGAGGACTTTTAGGGAGACACTTTAACCAGGTACATATAATTCTACATCCCATTAAATAGATATAACCTATAACAAAGAAAAGTAAGAAATCTTCAAAAGAATCGTGCTTCGTTATTCCAAAGAGCATTCTCTCAAATATCTCTGAACCATGAACAGTCATGAGGAAAGTAACGGAAATAGAACTGATTTAAAGAAGGTTTATGTGTATAAAAAGGAAGCCTACTAAGAACATCTGAAAGTTTAAATAGGAAAGAAACATAGAAGAAAATAAACCTGAACATATGTGTTTCCAGCAGGTACAAGATGTGCATTCTTGGGTCCAGAAAAAGCTGAAAGGGTCAAAAATGGCAGAAGGGGTTCATTTTTTATTGGGATTCTTTCTATCTATTCATAAGTTGAAACCATAGATGTGCCCACTCAACAAAATCAGTAAGCATCCTACATTTTCATAATCTGGAACCAAATAAAAAAGCTTTACCTGTTAATGCCCATGAACCAAAGAATCTAGTTAAGATAAGCATCAAAAAGCCACAAAACAACCCAATAAAAAGCAGGATAGATATCTGATGCTGAACTCCATTTTTATCCTGCAGCAACAAAGCATTGTTAATAGAGTTAAAGCCTAAAACACAGCCTTAAACACAGTGAAGCAAATAGAAACAGATTATTCAAAGTATCCAAATGCCAGAGTGTCCTTGAAAAGGAAGACCCAACGTATATCTCAGCTTGCAGAGTGATTAAATACAATGAAATAATCAGGTAAAAGTATGATGGAGGCCCCTATACTAGAA
Protein-coding sequences here:
- the LOC107927854 gene encoding protein DETOXIFICATION 46, chloroplastic isoform X1, with translation MQATPLFYPPLKNPNLKPLYFRYSSTFSTKPPLPHLGFPRFPSKVHRFIKNCIVSSHELSHLDTEITTQNGGFSLCDRVNEGEDDKMLGTQSLWRQIKEIAMFTGPATGLWICGPLMSLIDTAVIGQGSSIELAALGPGTVLCDYMSYVFMFLSVATSNMVATSLAREDKNEVQHQISVLLFVGLTGGLFMLFFTKLFGSWALAAFTGPNNAHIVPAANTYVQIRGLAWPAVLVGWVAQSASLGMKDSWGPLKALAVASAVNGIGDIVLCSFLGYGIAGAAWATMVSQVVAGYMMITSLNKKGYNAYTISIPSLDDLQTIFGLAAPVFIMLMAKVAFYALIIYFVTNMGTHTGAAHQVMIQTYCMCTVWGEPLSQTAQSFMPELLYGINKNLPKARMLLKSLAIIGASLGLLLGIVGTSVPWLFPNIFTSDGKVIHEMHKVLAPYFVALAVTPATHSLEGTLLAGRDLKFVSLSMSGCFSLGAVVLLLVSSGGYGLPGCWYVLLGFQWARFFLSLQRLLSPTGILHYEESNNCKPEKLKAA
- the LOC107927854 gene encoding protein DETOXIFICATION 46, chloroplastic isoform X2 encodes the protein MQATPLFYPPLKNPNLKPLYFRYSSTFSTKPPLPHLGFPRFPSKVHRFIKNCIVSSHELSHLDTEITTQNGGFSLCDRVNEGEDDKMLGTQSLWRQIKEIAMFTGPATGLWICGPLMSLIDTAVIGQGSSIELAALGPGTVLCDYMSYVFMFLSVATSNMVATSLAREDKNEVQHQISVLLFVGLTGGLFMLFFTKLFGSWALAAFTGPNNAHIVPAANTYVQIRGLAWPAVLVGWVAQSASLGMKDSWGPLKALAVASAVNGIGDIVLCSFLGYGIAGAAWATMVSQVVAGYMMITSLNKKGYNAYTISIPSLDDLQTIFGLAAPVFIMLMAKVAFYALIIYFVTNMGTHTGAAHQVMIQTYCMCTVWGEPLSQTAQSFMPELLYGINKNLPKARMLLKSLAIIGASLGLLLGIVGTSVPWLFPNIFTSDGKVIHEMHKVLAPYFVALAVTPATHSLEGTLLAGRDLKFVSLSMSGCFSLGAVVLLLVSSGGYGLPGCWLGFSSLCNAFFLLPAYFTTKNRTTVNRRS
- the LOC107927810 gene encoding protein DETOXIFICATION 46, chloroplastic isoform X2; translated protein: MMLTSKTLIQPPSIHLQNPNLKLSPSIPKRSTFSSLPFHRSFLLSFSHNLTPQNPSRHCISPGQELSYENEDLVEEQNEEEEVEISREIKGEGLANQSIWNQMKEIVMFTGPATGLWLCGPLMSLIDTAVIGQGSSIELAALGPATVVCDYTGYMFMFLSIATSNMVATSLARRDKNGVQHQISILLFIGLFCGFLMLILTRFFGSWALTAFSGPKNAHLVPAGNTYVQIRSLAWPAVLVGWVAQSASLGMKDSWGPLKALAVSSAINGIGDVALCMFLGYGIAGAAWATMVSQVVAAYMMIDALNKKGYNAFAISIPTFEELLSVLAIAGPVFVTLTAKVIFYSVLVYFATSMGTHTVAAHQVLLQTYAMCTVWGKPLSQTAQSFMPELIYGVNRSLPKARMLLKSLVTIGATLGLVLGIIGTAVPRFFPNIFTPDVKVIQEMHKVLLPYFLALAITPSTHSLEGTLLAGRDLRFISLSMTGCLAFGALIPPLLTSTGCGLASCWFALMGFQWARFFLSLQRLLSPNGILYSEDLTRFELKDMKAS
- the LOC107927810 gene encoding protein DETOXIFICATION 46, chloroplastic isoform X1, translating into MMLTSKTLIQPPSIHLQNPNLKLSPSIPKRSTFSSLPFHRSFLLSFSHNLTPQNPSRHCISPGQELSYENEDLVEEQNEEEEVEISREIKGEGLANQSIWNQMKEIVMFTGPATGLWLCGPLMSLIDTAVIGQGSSIELAALGPATVVCDYTGYMFMFLSIATSNMVATSLARRDKNGVQHQISILLFIGLFCGFLMLILTRFFGSWALTAFSGPKNAHLVPAGNTYVQIRSLAWPAVLVGWVAQSASLGMKDSWGPLKALAVSSAINGIGDVALCMFLGYGIAGAAWATMVSQVVAAYMMIDALNKKGYNAFAISIPTFEELLSVLAIAGPVFVTLTAKVIFYSVLVYFATSMGTHTVAAHQVLLQTYAMCTVWGKPLSQTAQSFMPELIYGVNRSLPKVRDLNFNFPASAVARMLLKSLVTIGATLGLVLGIIGTAVPRFFPNIFTPDVKVIQEMHKVLLPYFLALAITPSTHSLEGTLLAGRDLRFISLSMTGCLAFGALIPPLLTSTGCGLASCWFALMGFQWARFFLSLQRLLSPNGILYSEDLTRFELKDMKAS